A region of the Candidatus Thermoplasmatota archaeon genome:
ACCGCTCTCTACTTCTTCCCTGTTTAATAATTCTATTTTCTTACCAATTAAACTTTCTAATTTTTCTATTGTAGTTCCAACAAGCTTAGATGTGTAAAATTCTGCAAATATTTTATCTGCGCTCTTCAGCTCTTCAAGCGCTTTTAGGCTAAGATCTTTTTCATCATAAAGACCTAGACCTACAAAGCTCAGCTCGCCCATACTAAAAAGATATACTTGGGAATACTTAACGGTTTACAAAAAAAAATAGGAGGGGAGAGGATATCATCGTAAAGGAGAAAAAATTTGTGGGCTCTGCACTCCTGTAACAATACTCATTACTTTAATTCTATCGCCGCAGCTTTCGTCAATTCTAGCGCCCCACTTAACACTACCCTGCGAATCTAGCTCTTTTGTTATACCTTCTACTATTTTGTTCAAATCTCTTATAGTCAAATTTTTGCCGCCGGTTATATGAATAAGTGCACCTACAGCCCCTTTATAATCCACATCTAAAAAAGGATGGTTTAGAGTATCTATTACAACTTTATCAGGGTCGCCGAAAGATTCACCGTAGAGCATTACTGACAAACCACTACCTGTAAGTATGGTTTTTACATCTGCATAATCTAGATTGAACTCAGATGCACCAGTAATACTTTCACTTAATCCTTTAACTGCTTCTGCAATAAGTTGATCCATAACGAGGAAACCTTTTTCTAAAGGGAGGTTGGGAAAGAATTTTATTAGCTTGTTGTTATCTAGAATAATGAGGCTGTCTGATATTCTGCGCAATTTTTCTATACATGCCAAAGCTCTCTTTTTTCCAGCGCCGAGTTCGAAGTCGAAAGGGGTAGTGACAATAGCTACAAGCACAGCACCTTTTTTCTTAGCTATTTCTGCAACAACAGGGGTTACGCCTGTACCTGTACCGCCACCTAGACCTGCAAGAGTGAATACTAAGTCTGCAGGGCTCAAAACTTCCTCAATTTCATTTCTTGCAAGTAATGCGCAATGCTCGCCAATTGCAGGATAGCCTCCAGCGCCTAACCCATGAGTTATACCAGCACCAATAAGTATTTTCTTATCAGCTTCTGTTATTTTCAAATGCTGATGATCTGTATTGATTGCAACTGTAGTAGCTCCTTTTATACCGAGTCTGTTTAAGCGGGTAACGCTATTACTTCCTGCGCCACCAATGCCGACTACAAATATTTTAGGAATGCCTAACTCGGTATAATCTATTTTTTCTTGGCTTAAGACAGCGCTTTCTAATAGAGCTTCCATTTTTATCACCTTTTTCTAACTCAAAAGATAGTGGGAAGAGCCCACTATCCCATCCCCTCTTAGCACTAAGCTTTTTTCTATCTTTTCAGTTTTCGCTTGGCACTTTCTTGAGCACTTTCTATAAGACCTCTTTGCTCGGAAATTTTTCTAAGTATTTCCCTCTCTTGAATCATTTCTTTTGGTCTTCTAGCAATGTAATCCTTTACCGCAAGTTGAATTGCATTCTCAACAGAGAAGGCATCGCGGGATTGAACTAGCACTTTGAGCTTGTCTAAGTGATCTGCCGGTAGTCGCACTGTGATTCTTTCTTGATATAGCTCAGAATATTCTGACTGCAGATACTCAGATAAGTTCTCTCTTACAAGCTCTGAAATTGTTATATCTCTACGCTGCGCTACTTCAGTTAGTCTATCAAGAATCTCTCTTGGAAATCTTATGGTAAGCTTCTCTGTTTTTTTCATTTTGCCGCAGCCCCTTTTGCCTGTCTTGTGCCTTACAAATGTCAGGCAATATAATAAATTATACGCTCCTATATATATAATTTTCTATAATTTTTTTAAGACGGGGCGCTCGACGATAAAAAAATTTAATAAAACTCTATCAATTTTTCACCCATCTTTCTTAATAACTCAGTTTTTTTCCATTTTTTAGCTACAATCACTCGATAGTTCTTTTTCCACCAGAATTTTGGATAGCGCGCTTCCTCAACTATAGGCTCTAGTCCAAGCGCCTTAGCACAATCAGCTATTTTCTTAATGTCAGGCTCTTTTACAGCTAGTTTTTTAGGCACTTTTCTTAGAGCTCTTGGGTAAGAGTTGTCAAAATAATGTTGCCATATAACATATTTTCCCTCTTTTTTAGATACCATTTTCACTCAAGAAGCACGCAATTAATTACACCATGCTGTCCTGGTCGCGAGGTAACAAGTGCTTTGCCAAGCTCGGTTTGAATCACAGCACCTTTTGTGATAATATTCCTTCTCATATAGTGAGGATTTGCTCTGTTCTCTAATACTGCAATAATTTTAGATTTCTGTGCTTTCTTTGATTTAGTCATTACATTTGCAACTCCGGCTCTCAGCACTCTTATTTTCTGGTTATTGCCGCGCACTCTAAAAACCTGCGTTTTGTGCTCACCCAAGCCTGTCTCGCGCTTCTCCCTGCCGATCTCATATTTTCGCTTCTTTCTGCTCAGCTTCAATATTCCGCCTGAACTCTTCCTTCTAGATTTGCCATGCCATAGTGCCATTTTTATTAATCAGAATGTTAATCTACGCTAAAAAACATTTACCAAAACATTTATATAGCGCAGAAAAATCTCTATACCTCATGACAATACCATTTGGAGAACTGTTTCAAAATAATCTAGGAATCGCTGCTGGCGTTATAAGTGTCCAGTTCCTTGTAGGACTTGTTCTAGGCTTTTTTGTAAAAAAAGCGCTTAAGTTAATAATTATAGCTGCCGTAATTCTAGGCATAGGCTCTTATCTTGGCGTAATGGCTGTCAATATCGATAAAATTAAAAGTTATAGTATCGCTGCTCTAGCGCAGGTCTCAACATTCGTCTCCGTTATACCTTTTGGAATAGGATTACTTATTGGCGTAGTTATAGGTCTCATAAAAGGTTGAAACTAACCAGGAAAGAGATTATAAAATTAAGCATCCAATGCCCTACAATCATACCAAGCACGTTTTTTGTTTTTAAATAAACCAATCCTGTAGCTAAGCCTGAAACAATTATAAAGAGCAAAGCGCCTTGTGAACCCATTAATTGCTGTAGCCATAGCAACTCGTAAAAATGAGCAAGTGTCCAGACTATTGTTTGAGCGCCTAAACCATGCCATGGAGTAAGGCTCGCGCTAAGCTCCTTTTGAATTATTCGTTTGGTAAAAAAGTCTACTGGGGCAACGTTCAGCATAGCGAAAAAATTCCAGATCAAAAACTCATAGCTATTGAGTTTAAGCCCGTTAAAGAATTCTCTGTTGAAAGGATAGTAGCACAGAAGCCATATCGTTAAAATCAAATACAGAGCAATGCCGAGTACAAAACCAATATTGACAGTACCTAGCTCAAGAGGCTTCTTTAGAATTCTCAGCACAATAACAGGCAGTAGCATAAACGAAATGAAAACTGCAATTCCATGCGCTTCAAATGCTTTACCAACAATTTTTTCTAAGCTAATATAAGTTATTAAGCTAGCAATGCAAATGAAGAGTAATTCTTCTAATATCCTATTCTTCTGAATATTTCTGCTGAGCTCCATTTTGATTACATTTCCTCAGGCGCTTCAATACCAAGGAGCTCAAGTGCATTTCTTAACACTATTCTAGTAGCATCTACAAGTGCAAGTCTAGCATCTCTTAGCTCTTTTGGCTCAGCTTTCAATACGGGCACATCACGATAGAATTGATTGAATTGTGTCGCAAGCTCAAAGACATAGTTTGCAAGTTTGTAAACTTTTCTTGAGCTTCCAACATCTTTAATTACTTTAGGAAATCTAGCAAGAATTTTCACAAGCTCTAATTCCTGCCTTTCTTTAAGCAAAGACAACTCTATTTTGTTTTTATAGTATCCTTTACTCTTGCTTAATATACTGCAAGCTCTTGCGTGAGAATATTGTACAAAAGGAGCGCTGTTTCCCTCAAAGCTAATAGCCTCTTCCCATTTGAAAATTATAGGCTTTTCGTTTTGAACTCTTATAATATTGTATCGTATGGCCCCTATACCTATAATCGCTGCGATTTTTTTTAAGTCAGCTTCAGAAATTTTTTTAAACTCATGCTTATCAAATTTTTTACGCCTCTTTTTTACTTCTAAATAAGCTCTGGCAATAGCTTCTTCAATTAAATCATCAGTATATACCACTCTGCCTTTTCGTGTAGACAATCTACCTTCCGGTAAAGAAACGAAAGAATAGAAAATAACTTCAGGTTTATTACTGCAACCTAAAACTTTCAAAGCTTCTTCTAATTGTAAAGCTTCTAATTTATGATCTTCGCCAAGAACGTTAATTGCGTGAGTACAGTTTTTAAATTTATACAAATGGTAGGCTAAATCTCTTGTAGCATAGAGTGTGGTACTGTCTTTGCGAGTAATAAAAAGTTTACCTGAACTCAAATCTAGATAGTAAGCGCCTGCTTCTTCTCTGCATAGTTTGGAACTTCTTAAATTGCTCAATACCTCGCGAGTCGTCCCTATAAAATCAGATTCCCATACGTATTTATCAAGTTTTATATTGAGTTTAGCTAAAGTCTCTATATTACCATGCAATACTTTTTCACAACAGCTTCTAACTTTAGCTTTTGTCTTAGTATCATTCCCCTCGTAAAGCTGTAATAGTTTGTCTATTTCACTTTCAAGCTGTGGCATCGCCTCCAAAAGTTTGCTTGCCTCTTGATAATACTTTACAAGCTCATGGTCTGACTTAGCCATAGCTTTAGGCTCAGTTTTTTCAAGCTTTATATTATCTAAACCCCATACTAAAATACCTACCTGCTTACCCATATCGTTCACATAATATTGAGTCTCCACCTCGTAACCATTAGCGCGTAGAACTCTTGCGAGAGTATCACCGATTATTGAGTTTCTGGCTCTCCCCACATGTATTGGCCCTGTAGGATTTGCAGAGGTATGCTCTAAAATAATTTTGTCATGCTTTGGCGCTTGCCAGCCGTATCTTTCTTTTAATTCTAAAGCGCTCTTAATCACAAGCTCTTTCAGCTTATCATAATTGATAAAAAAATTTACGTAAGCGCCAACTACTTCCACTCTATCAATGAACTTTGATTTGTACTTTAGAATTTCTTTACTTAGCATTTCTGCGATTCTTTCAGGCTTTTCTTTTGCGAGCTCGAAGCAAGCGAAAGCATAGTCGCCAAGGTTTGGCGGAGGAGTGCTAAATTCTAAAATTTCGGGCTTAGCTAGCTTGAGATTAGTTAGAGCTTTTGTAAGTATAGATTTCAGCTCAAGCTCTAAAATTTCCAGTGCTGAGTTCATTTCCTGTACCTCAGAATTGCGCCTATTCCATTAAATGCATTCATAAACATTTCGCCATCAGAAGATTCTGTAGAAATAAATTCTATTTCTGCATTGGTATTATTTGCAAGCTCAATGAGCTCTGTAACTAAATCTCTGCTCTCTAGAATTGTACTCTCAGCATTGCATTTACTACATTTCAAGAATTTTGGGGGCTCTTCAAAAGAGCTCTCTTCTTCGTTACCGCAACTACTGCATTTTAATTTTAATTTCTGTCTTTTTAGTTTTTCTGAGAGAAGCAACGTAGCCACTTCGCCTCTTTTTAGACGAGAAATTA
Encoded here:
- a CDS encoding ribbon-helix-helix protein, CopG family; translation: MKKTEKLTIRFPREILDRLTEVAQRRDITISELVRENLSEYLQSEYSELYQERITVRLPADHLDKLKVLVQSRDAFSVENAIQLAVKDYIARRPKEMIQEREILRKISEQRGLIESAQESAKRKLKR
- the argS gene encoding arginine--tRNA ligase, encoding MNSALEILELELKSILTKALTNLKLAKPEILEFSTPPPNLGDYAFACFELAKEKPERIAEMLSKEILKYKSKFIDRVEVVGAYVNFFINYDKLKELVIKSALELKERYGWQAPKHDKIILEHTSANPTGPIHVGRARNSIIGDTLARVLRANGYEVETQYYVNDMGKQVGILVWGLDNIKLEKTEPKAMAKSDHELVKYYQEASKLLEAMPQLESEIDKLLQLYEGNDTKTKAKVRSCCEKVLHGNIETLAKLNIKLDKYVWESDFIGTTREVLSNLRSSKLCREEAGAYYLDLSSGKLFITRKDSTTLYATRDLAYHLYKFKNCTHAINVLGEDHKLEALQLEEALKVLGCSNKPEVIFYSFVSLPEGRLSTRKGRVVYTDDLIEEAIARAYLEVKKRRKKFDKHEFKKISEADLKKIAAIIGIGAIRYNIIRVQNEKPIIFKWEEAISFEGNSAPFVQYSHARACSILSKSKGYYKNKIELSLLKERQELELVKILARFPKVIKDVGSSRKVYKLANYVFELATQFNQFYRDVPVLKAEPKELRDARLALVDATRIVLRNALELLGIEAPEEM
- a CDS encoding 30S ribosomal protein S8e; the protein is MALWHGKSRRKSSGGILKLSRKKRKYEIGREKRETGLGEHKTQVFRVRGNNQKIRVLRAGVANVMTKSKKAQKSKIIAVLENRANPHYMRRNIITKGAVIQTELGKALVTSRPGQHGVINCVLLE
- a CDS encoding signal recognition particle subunit SRP19/SEC65 family protein, whose amino-acid sequence is MVSKKEGKYVIWQHYFDNSYPRALRKVPKKLAVKEPDIKKIADCAKALGLEPIVEEARYPKFWWKKNYRVIVAKKWKKTELLRKMGEKLIEFY
- the ftsZ gene encoding cell division protein FtsZ, with the protein product MEALLESAVLSQEKIDYTELGIPKIFVVGIGGAGSNSVTRLNRLGIKGATTVAINTDHQHLKITEADKKILIGAGITHGLGAGGYPAIGEHCALLARNEIEEVLSPADLVFTLAGLGGGTGTGVTPVVAEIAKKKGAVLVAIVTTPFDFELGAGKKRALACIEKLRRISDSLIILDNNKLIKFFPNLPLEKGFLVMDQLIAEAVKGLSESITGASEFNLDYADVKTILTGSGLSVMLYGESFGDPDKVVIDTLNHPFLDVDYKGAVGALIHITGGKNLTIRDLNKIVEGITKELDSQGSVKWGARIDESCGDRIKVMSIVTGVQSPQIFSPLR